The DNA sequence ATTTAAAAGCATAAAAAAGATCTCTCACTACGTTCGAGATGACACCCATGTTTCGCCAGTATTTATTGAGAACTTACTAAATAGATAACAAAAGATTATAACGCAATTTTTAAAAATTTACTTCATTAAGCTTTTAGCTTGCTAATAGCCAATTAAAAAAAATAGCCAAATTATCAAAGCTGGCAGTAGGTCTTTTGATAGAGGGGTTTAACTCTTTTCATCTAAACTACCTATGATAAATAGAGTATTAGATGAAAGCTAATTGTCTGTAATAATTATGAAAATTAGTTAAAGAGATTTGGAGAATTCAAAGTGAAACTTGCAGCAAAAAAATCATTAGTTGCTAGCGATACAGATTCAAATCCACAAGAAGTCTTAGATCACGTTATGCTTTTAGGCTCAGTGGTGCAAGTCGACCCAGAGGGTAATGTTTGGGTTAAATATGCTGGGCATATGGCAACTAAAGCACGTGTTGCATCAACTTTAAGCCTTAGTGCTAGTGAAAACGTACCAGTAATGCTGTATTTTGCTGAAAAACAGCTTAAAAATCCTATTGTCTTATACGAAATATGCGAACGCTTAAGCGTAAACTCAAACGACCTTGCTGTTAATGCGCCAATCGAACAAGCTGTAGTCGATGGCAAAACTATTACTTTAAAAGGCAGTGAAGAAATACGTCTTACTTGCGGCAAAAGCTCAGTTATTCTTAATAAAAACGGTAGATTGATAATCAAAGGCGTTGAAGTTATCAGTCGCGCTAGCAAAACAAATAAAATTAAAGGGGGCTCGGTCAGAATTAATTGACAGGGTAATACTGCTTATGTTGCAGATGACCAACGAAACACCTTTTGAAGCGTCTTTTTTTCTTTTTCCTGATCAGCATGGGATTGATACAGTTTATACCGTCATAAAAGCCACTTTTGAATTATATCCAAAAGTACGCATTGCAGAAGAACAAACACCTGTTAAACTTGAAGATGAGTTTTGGTGTAAACCTGGGGAATCGAGCCTTAAATATGCATCTGAAATATGCCTAGGCAAAATAGGTACTGATGTTGTTGTTGGTGGTGATGCATGCGCACTAAATGAAAATGAAGTATCAGAGTTAGACGTAAGCATTAGTGTTGCAAGTCGTAGGCAAATGGCTCGGGTCATTGGCGATAGACAGTGGATTAAAACTTTTGACCAATGGCGTATATCGCCTGCAAAACCTTTTATCCGTATGCCGCTAATCTACGAACGTGCATATGGAGGGTATCATAAGCAAAATACAGAAGATGATAAATATTTAGCTGAAATGCGAAACCCAGTGGGCAAAGGCTTTTTAGGTAAACGTAAAAAAGATGAGATTGCCGATGCTGGGGTTCCTAATATTGTTCATCCAAAAAATGCTCAAGAACCGGTGGGTTTTTCTTTTATCGCACCGACATGGCAACCACGTATAGGTTTTGCAGGTACCTATGATGAACAATGGCAGAAAAAACGCGCACCATTTTTACCCAAGGATTTTAATTTGCGCTATTTCAACGTTGCCGCGCCAGAGTTAATTATTGAGCAGGGTTTAAAAGGTGGCGAAAAAGTCAATATAACTGGTATGTCACCAAGGGGTAAGCAAAGCTTTCTAATTCCAGTTTGTGAATTTGAAGTTAGTTTTTTAGTCGCGGGTAATACTATTACGCCTGAGGTTAAGTTAATAACAGTATTTATTGAAGCCAGTAGTGACCGCATTTCTTTAAGTTATATGGCCTCAGTGCCATGTAATAAAAAAGTATTGCAGGTTGAATGGATTGGTATTGCACTCGCTAAAAAGCCGGTGACTTAAGGAATTAACAGCAATGACGAATATAGCAATACTTAAAATTGGAATGTTCACGCCGGTTGGTCTTGATGCTGCTCAAACATCAACCTCGGTGGCGGCAGGGCTTTCGTGTGTGCAAGAATCCAGTATGGTTGATCAACATCAAGAGCCAATATTGGCTGGGTTGATTCCTGATGATTGTTTGTTACCAATTGAACCAAGTATTAGTCCCGAGAAGCCACTAGCCAATTTACATAAACGTATTTTGCAACTTGGTGGCGCTGCTCTGCAAGAAGTACTCACCGATGTTGAAAATACCGCTGCAATCCCAGTGTTTGTTGCACTGCCAGCCAAACCGAAGAATAAATTAAATAAACCCCTTGCAGATTCATTTGTGGCTGAATTAGCAATACAAGCACAGGTAGAAATTGATATAGCTAATAGCAAAATGTTTTGTAATGGTCGTGCTGGTTTTTTCTTAGCATTAAAAGAGGCGCGACAACGCTTAGCGAGTCCGCAGGGCCCTAATTTTATTATCGTTGGTGGTGTTGATAGTTATCTTGATCCTTATTTAATTTCACATTTACTCATAGTAGAAAAACGTATTTTGGCAACAGATGTGTTTGATGGTTTTCGCCCTGGTGAAGGCGCGGCATTTTTGTTGTTAGCATCAGAAAACGGATTAAAAGCATTTGCCGATAAACCTTTAGCAACACTTGCTGGTATTGGCATCGGTTCAGAATCAGGGCATCTTTTTAGCTCCGAGCCATATCTTGGCGAGGGGTTGTCTCAAGCTTTCGATGACTTATTCGCAAATACATCATCGCTCAGCGAAGGCGAAAAAGTGCAGACAGTATTTGCCGGGTTTAACGGTGAACATTTATTTTCAAAAGAATGGGGGGTAGGTTTTATGCGTCATCATCAATATATTAACGAAAAATATCGCATCGAGCACCCAGCAGAGTGTTTTGGTGATGCGGGTGCAGCATTGCCTGCTATAATGGCTGGCTGTGCAGCAGCTGGTCTGCAAGAAGGTGATATTGAGGGCCCAGTTTTACTATGGGCTGCGTCTGACGGAAGCGAGCGTGGCGCTGCTTGCTTTGTAAATAATAGAGAGGGTGATTAATTATGGCATCAACAGTTTTTGTAAATAGCCGTGGCGTTGTGCATAAAGGCAGTGGCGGAATGAATATAACGTTTCCAGATGTCTGCAAGACACCGTCACCGGCCGGGCCAATACCTATCCCTTATCCCAACATTGGCAAATCTTCTAATACCGCAGATGCCACTACCACCGTAAAGTGCGATGGAAAAAAATGCATGGTTAAAGGTGCAAATTATTCTTCAACTACAGGTGATGAAGCTGGCACCGCTGGTGGCGGGATAGTGAGCAGCAGCACCAGAGGCAAAGCAGAATTTATGCTTTACTCATTTGATGTAAAATTTGATGGTAAAAATGTATGCCGTATGGGAGACCCACTTTTTCATAATAAAAAGAACATTATGGGATAAGCCATGCCTAATATTTTAGATGGATTTGCAGTTATAATCGGCGCAGCTGCAAGTAAAATAAAAGAGCTTACTAGCAAAAAAGCCAAAAAATATAAATGTAAATGGAAAGATTGCAAAGGTGAACATGACAAAGATATTAACCCAATATATCCAGATAAAGGCTCAGTAGAGAAAGGTAAAGCTACGTCTGGCAAAGACTATGAAAAAGAATGGGTTAAAGAAGATCTTGAACCTTGGAAATTTCGCGGAATAGGGTATAACCCAAATCGCAAAGAAAAGCACTATCATGACGATGTGTTAAGCATGGATTCAAAATACAATCGAGATATAGTAAAAAAAGCCGTGTCTGATTATCCCTTTCCTACCTATAAGACACAGAAACATCATGTTATTTCTGTGCATTTGTTTAGTGACTTTAGTGTTTTAGCTTATAACGCAAAATTAGTCGATTACAATGTGAACGATAAAGAGAATGGTATATGCCTGCCAAGTTTTATTGCTGATATCGTAAGGCATGATTTACAATGTCATTTTGGTTCTCACCCAGCAAAGTATGATTCTATGTTAAAACCTATGCTAAGCAAACTTCAAAAAGCATCAAAAAAATATTGTAGTAAAAATAGACAGTTTAACCTTAAAATAGAACTTGAATTAATTTCATCAAGAGCTATTACTAATATAGAAAACTGGAAAAATGGCTGGTATGTGCGAAGTACAGCGTTAGAAGATCGAAAAAAGTCTTACAAAAAAGCTAACATACCGATGCCAAACTAAAATCTTAAAAAGAGAGTTTGCAATGTATTGGATATGGATAACAGGTGCACAAAACGAGTCTCAGGCTTGTATTCATGGGCAGCCAGAAGTTATTGAACGTTTGGATATTGAGTTTGATAATGGGTTGCCGATAACAATTGAAGTGCCCCATATTGAAATTATAGTTGAACCTGAATATGAAGGTATATATACTGACAATTTAATTGCGATGGGTGTGCCTGGTCTTGTATTTAATCAAAAACTTAGTGATGTGATAAGTGGAGCAGGCGTTGATAATATCGAATATTTTCCTGTTTCAGTAAAAATCGCAAGTACCGGCAAACTAATTACCGGCTATCAAATCGCTAATGTAGTAGGTCGTATTGACTGTATTGATCCAGCTTCTGAGCTGCAAAGAGATGATTTGGGAGATATAAGGTTTATAGACCATTTAATTCTCGATCATTCTAAAATACATGGTATGTTAATATTTCGGCTTGCTGAATACCTGCCCCTTGTAGTTGTTCATGATAGGGTAAAACAAGCAATTGAAAACGTAGGCATTACAGGTATCGATTTCTATCTTCCAGAAAAATTGGTTTTATAATTTTTAAAGATAAAGGCCCTACAAAAGAAATGGCATTACAATCGGAAAAAAGAAAGACTACGAAGTCGAACTAAATATGTCTAAAAAAAAGAACCGTGACCGAGTTGAAAAGTCTGCCACACAATTTCCATTTCCCACGTATATGACAGAAAAGCATCATGCGGTATCAGTAAAACTTTTTAGCAATTATTCAGATCTTACTCATAATGCTAAGTTAATAGGCTACAATGTTAACGACAAAGAAAACGGTATATGTCTACCATGTTTTATAGCTGATATTGTCAGACATGATTTGCAATGTCACCGTAGTCATCACCCACCAGCTTACAATAACCGGGTGTCAGAATTGCTAGAAGAGCTTGAACAAAAATCGTTGACCTACTGCAGTAAAAATAAACAGGTCGTGCTGAAACAAAAACTTGAGAATATTGCAAGACGAACAATGACTAATATAGAAAACTGGGTGCCTGGATGGTATTTGAGGAGCAACGCTCAGAAAGAAAGAGAAGATTCATATGCCAATGCAAATTTACCAATGCCATAATTAGCAACTATTTTCAGGAGAAAATAGCATGTACTGGATATTCGCGACAGAAACACAAAATGAATCACAGGCACAAATATTCGGACGTCCTGAAGTAATTAAACAATTAGGTTTATCATTTAACCGTGGTTTGCCAATAACTACCAAAGTCCCTGAAATTGAAATAAAAGTATCTCCAGCAGATGAAAATATTCTGACAGATAATTTAATCGCTAAGGGAACAAAAGGATTAGTTTTTAACAGCAAACTTCGCGAAGCCATAAGCAATACAGGAGTTGATAATATCGAATATTTTGATGTCGCAGTTTTGCTTGAAAGTTCTGGTAAAATCATTCGAGATTATAAAATGGCCAATATAGTTGGTCGTATTGACTGTATTGATCCAACATCAGAACTACAGAGAGATGATGATGGCAGTATAGAATTTATTGATAAATTAATTTTGGATGAATCAAAAATCCACGGCGCTTTAATGTTTCGCCTTGCTGAATTTCTTTCAATTGTTATTGTTCATGAAAACGTTAAGCAAGCAGTTGAAGCAGGGGGCTTTACTGGTATAAATTTTTATCAACCTGAAGATTATGTTTTATGATGTAAATTCACTTACAATGCTGTAAGTACGTTATGTGATGAGCAGCCAAGCAAAAACAAATTTACCAGCTGAAGTTATTGAAGGTCGTAAACGTTTTACTAGTGAACTAATTGAAGAGCACATCGATGAGGTGTCATTTCTTTACTTACGGCGAGCAACTTTACTTAAAGATTATACGCTAGGTTGGGGAATTGTCGCTGATATCGAAAAACGAATGCTTGCGCATATTGATGCCTTATTAAAACAAAGAGCCGCTGTTGAAAATGGTGATTTGAGCGACCCCGAAAGAGTTTATACACTCTTACGTATTTATTGTAGATGCGAAGATTTCAACCGGGTATGTACCATAATTTCAAGTATTTCTCCCGCAGTTTTGTTTAAAAAACATGACACCCACGCATCATTTAATGATAATTATTGGAATGATGAGGCTGCAATTCCTTTAATCAATGGTTTGCCAAAACCATTATCTAATGAACAAAATGCCTCAAATAATTTAACAGAAGAAGATGAAGAAGATGATACATTAGATGAATTAATAGATGACGATGATACGCGCAATGCGCTCATGCAAGCTGTGCAAGATGCGCTAATTATAGATATGCCAGTATCATTTAAACAGCGTTTTAATGAATTAGCCTTAGATAAAGATTTAATGCTTACCGATATCTTATGGAGAATTTATGGTCATCGACGCTGGTCTGCACCAAGTGAATCGCTGGTAATACCAGAACAACCTAGTGCGGGATATTGTTTTGCCGTTGGCCGATTGCAGGACAATAGCGCCTTTATGAGATTAGTTAGAGCCAATCATAGTGATAATGAGGCAATAAGTTGTGCTGCTGCCATTGGTATTTTAAGACTAAAAAACCGATTGTTGCTGAAAATACAAAAACCCGATTACAAATTGCCATGGCTTGCAACAGCAATAGGGCTAGCAGGGGCTTTTGATAACGTCAAAGAAATTTTATCCATACCAATTGACGAATGGTCACCTGCAACAACAATAGCGCTTGGATTACTAGGTTGTATACAAGCAGTAAAACCTCTTATCGAAGCACTGGCGGATGAAGATTTGGCGGCAATGGCGAGTTTGGCTTTAAATTTAATAACTGGGGCTGGGTTACAAGAAGAAGTATTTATTGCCGATGAAACTGAAGATGATGAGTTATTAGATGAAGAATTAGAAGAGCGACAAAACCACAAAGAATCGGACGAACAACAAGACGATGGATCTGAGGGCGAGTATGTTACGCGCTTGTCGCAAAAACCAGAGCAATGGCAACAATGGTGGTCTGAAAATCAGCAAAAGATGCAACCTGAATTGCGCTGGCGTTGTGGCAAACAATATTGCCCAGAAGTTTTAGTCGATTTTTTATGTGATCAAACATCAACCCCAATAGTACGTGATTTGGTTATTGAAGAATTAGCTATTCGCTATGCAATCGATGCTGCTTTTGAACCCAATGCACCGGTAGTTGAACAGCTAAGTCGACTCGAACAGCTAAAGCACACAGTAGCCAAAAGAGGACAAAAATTTAAACCAGGGGGATGGTATTTTGCGGGTGAACTAATTAGGGATACCCCCTAAGTAGAGTACTCGTTAATGCTTTCCTCACGTTGGTTTTCAACGTATTGCTGAATTTCATCTAGCGCAGTGTTGCTATTTGATGTTGCGAAATAACTTGGCGACCAAAGCACGCCTTTCCAATACCGTTTTTCGATGCTTGGCATATCACCTCGTAATAAACGTGAAGATACACCTTTTAAGCTATTTACTAATTTGGCAAGAGCAATCTTTGGGGGATAAGAGACAGTTAGATGAACATGGTCATCTTCACCATCACAGGCAACCAAAGTGCTTTCAAAATCATTACAAACTTTTTTAAATATTCGTGAGCAATATTTGATAGCTTGTTCGTTTAGCACGCCACGCTTATATTTTGTGACAAAGACCAAATGTGCCTGCAAGTTAGAAACACAATAACGACCACATCGAATATCATTCATATCATCCATAGACCAATTATATTCTACAAAACTTGTCTAAATACAAGGGTATTTTGCCTGCTTGATATTATTTCGCTGAATATAAAGGGAAAAGCGCAAATATAAGCATAATTTAGCGGGTTTTATAACCGAGCATGCAGGGTCTTTTCTCATATGCTATAATATTTTCGATGTCTAAAAGATTTAAAATGCGTACCATAGGATGTCTTACATTTGATTTAGCAGGTCCTTACAATTTCCCATTGTGGAAGGATCTCTCTGAATCAGCAATCAAAAATGGTGTTCAGTTAATTACATTCTGTGGTGGCCTGCTTAACGATCCTAGCGATTTGCACCGTCACTGGAATAGAATATTTGACCTTGCATCTGATCAAGTAATTGATGGGTTAATAGTACTCTCATCATCGATATCACATAGCTGCGGTGTTGCAGGACTTGCCGAGTTTTTAAATCGTTATAAAAATATACCAGTAGTAAGTATAGGTGTTGAGATCGAGGGATTCACCTCTATTTTGGTTGATAATGAAGGTAGCATGAAGACGCTTGTGCAGCATATGCTAAATGTGCACAAGGTTAAAAAGCCTCTATTCTTGTCTGGACCAAGCAATAACCAAGAAGCAAAGGTGCGTCTTGAATTATTTAAAATGTCTATGAATGAACATGGGCATACAATTGACCCTGCGCTAATTAAAAATGCTGATTTTCGTTATGATATTGCAATGGATGTAATGCGTGAATTCTTGTCAAATAAAGTCGCTTTTGATTCAATAATTGCTGCAAATGATGATATGGCACTTGGCGCTTTAGAAATATTATTAAAAGCCGGAATTAAAGTACCGCAGAAAATACCAATTTGTGGTTTTGATGATAGCGATTCAGCTCCTTGTAGTGCGGTTCCGCTTACGACAATGCGACAACCGATTAGTGCTATTGCTGAAAAAGCAATCGACATTGTTATCAACCTTCTTGATGGAATAAAAATGGAGTTGGTGCATCGCTATCCATCAGAAATTGTGGTGCGTAAATCATGTGGATGCTTAGCTAAAGAATACATATCATTATATGATCAGCAAGTAATTGATGTGCAGAAATTAACCACTTTTCCTAATGAAAACATATTCAATATAAACTCGATAAAAACCACACTTAGTGGAATATGCGATAGTATTATTTGCAGTGATCAGAAAGATGAATTATGGGCTAAATTTAAAGCTGGAGTTGAGACTGGTGAATTTGATGAGACACTTCTTGCATTTAGTAACATCGTTCAGCAATCAATAGGTAATAAAACTGAAAACCTTACCGCTTGGCACAACATACTCACTTTGTGGCAAGCATTATCTCGTAACACCTTTGGCCAAGATGTATCGCGATGGCCGGTAATTGAAGATTTTTTCCTGCGTGCGCGATTCCTTATCATTGATGCAGGCAACATAATGCAAGCAAGCCAAAGGATGAACATTAAACGACGAGACTTACGATTTTTTCTGTTCAGTGCTTCATCTTCTTTGATTGTTGATTTTTACCACTCTCTTGAAAGTATTGCCAATGAGCTACCGAAATTTGGAATCGTTGGTACTTATGTCTGCCGTTTTGATGAAGAAAATTATTTAAAAAATCGTCTTATCATGAATTATACGCCTGATGGCTCGCGCTATTGGAATCGTGAGGGAATAATATTTGATAGCAAAAACCTTCTGCCTGATTCGATTGTGATTGATGAAAAATATAACATCGTAATTGAACCACTTCTTAATTACGAAGACATTATTGGTTACATAATTTACCAATTTGAAGAACCAATTGAGATAATGGAAAACATTCATCAGCAGGTTAAAAATACTTTAATTAGCAATCAACTTATTCATGAGGTGCTTAAAGATAAGCAATTAAAAGTTTTATTGCATGATCTTGAACAAAAACAACATGAGCTAGAAAAAGCTTATAGCTCCCTCGAAGAAAACCAAGAGAAGATGCTGATTATTGAAAAGATGGCATCGTTAGGGAGAATGACTGCAGGGATAGCCCATGAAATGAGTACACCGATTGCTGCAATACGTATCGCTCTTTCTGGCATCAAACGGCTTATTGCTGAATATGATGCATCGATTAGAGATCCGGAAATTACCCAAATTGACCATCTTGGAATTGTTAATGATATGCGTCATACCATAGATCTTGCCGAGAGTGCTGCCGATAAAGCTGCCGCGTTTGTGCATGGTATGCGGTCGCAGACACGTGATCTTGAACCAAAAGACCGTTTTAGATTTAATGCGGTTTCGGTCATTCGTGAATCATTATTACTTCTCGGGCATACCCTTAAGTATGGCAATTGTGAGATGGTTTTTACTCCACAGACAGAATATGTCGAACTTTTTGGTGTTCCAGGGCGGCTTTCTCAAATTATTACTAATCTAGTTAACAATGCTGTTGACGCTTGTACGAGCGCTGGCCGCAAAGAAATAATCATTAAATTGAAGAAAAAAAATAATGAAGTTGAACTTTCCGTAAGCGATAATGGATGCGGAATAAGTCACGAAAATATAACTAAAATATTTGATCCTATGTTTACAACTAAGCCTTTTGGTGTGGGTACAGGTTTGGGGCT is a window from the Deltaproteobacteria bacterium genome containing:
- a CDS encoding DUF2169 domain-containing protein, yielding MLQMTNETPFEASFFLFPDQHGIDTVYTVIKATFELYPKVRIAEEQTPVKLEDEFWCKPGESSLKYASEICLGKIGTDVVVGGDACALNENEVSELDVSISVASRRQMARVIGDRQWIKTFDQWRISPAKPFIRMPLIYERAYGGYHKQNTEDDKYLAEMRNPVGKGFLGKRKKDEIADAGVPNIVHPKNAQEPVGFSFIAPTWQPRIGFAGTYDEQWQKKRAPFLPKDFNLRYFNVAAPELIIEQGLKGGEKVNITGMSPRGKQSFLIPVCEFEVSFLVAGNTITPEVKLITVFIEASSDRISLSYMASVPCNKKVLQVEWIGIALAKKPVT
- a CDS encoding DUF4150 domain-containing protein, with protein sequence MASTVFVNSRGVVHKGSGGMNITFPDVCKTPSPAGPIPIPYPNIGKSSNTADATTTVKCDGKKCMVKGANYSSTTGDEAGTAGGGIVSSSTRGKAEFMLYSFDVKFDGKNVCRMGDPLFHNKKNIMG
- a CDS encoding AHH domain-containing protein; amino-acid sequence: MPNILDGFAVIIGAAASKIKELTSKKAKKYKCKWKDCKGEHDKDINPIYPDKGSVEKGKATSGKDYEKEWVKEDLEPWKFRGIGYNPNRKEKHYHDDVLSMDSKYNRDIVKKAVSDYPFPTYKTQKHHVISVHLFSDFSVLAYNAKLVDYNVNDKENGICLPSFIADIVRHDLQCHFGSHPAKYDSMLKPMLSKLQKASKKYCSKNRQFNLKIELELISSRAITNIENWKNGWYVRSTALEDRKKSYKKANIPMPN
- a CDS encoding AHH domain-containing protein — encoded protein: MSKKKNRDRVEKSATQFPFPTYMTEKHHAVSVKLFSNYSDLTHNAKLIGYNVNDKENGICLPCFIADIVRHDLQCHRSHHPPAYNNRVSELLEELEQKSLTYCSKNKQVVLKQKLENIARRTMTNIENWVPGWYLRSNAQKEREDSYANANLPMP
- the tnpA gene encoding IS200/IS605 family transposase gives rise to the protein MDDMNDIRCGRYCVSNLQAHLVFVTKYKRGVLNEQAIKYCSRIFKKVCNDFESTLVACDGEDDHVHLTVSYPPKIALAKLVNSLKGVSSRLLRGDMPSIEKRYWKGVLWSPSYFATSNSNTALDEIQQYVENQREESINEYST
- a CDS encoding substrate-binding domain-containing protein, with translation MRTIGCLTFDLAGPYNFPLWKDLSESAIKNGVQLITFCGGLLNDPSDLHRHWNRIFDLASDQVIDGLIVLSSSISHSCGVAGLAEFLNRYKNIPVVSIGVEIEGFTSILVDNEGSMKTLVQHMLNVHKVKKPLFLSGPSNNQEAKVRLELFKMSMNEHGHTIDPALIKNADFRYDIAMDVMREFLSNKVAFDSIIAANDDMALGALEILLKAGIKVPQKIPICGFDDSDSAPCSAVPLTTMRQPISAIAEKAIDIVINLLDGIKMELVHRYPSEIVVRKSCGCLAKEYISLYDQQVIDVQKLTTFPNENIFNINSIKTTLSGICDSIICSDQKDELWAKFKAGVETGEFDETLLAFSNIVQQSIGNKTENLTAWHNILTLWQALSRNTFGQDVSRWPVIEDFFLRARFLIIDAGNIMQASQRMNIKRRDLRFFLFSASSSLIVDFYHSLESIANELPKFGIVGTYVCRFDEENYLKNRLIMNYTPDGSRYWNREGIIFDSKNLLPDSIVIDEKYNIVIEPLLNYEDIIGYIIYQFEEPIEIMENIHQQVKNTLISNQLIHEVLKDKQLKVLLHDLEQKQHELEKAYSSLEENQEKMLIIEKMASLGRMTAGIAHEMSTPIAAIRIALSGIKRLIAEYDASIRDPEITQIDHLGIVNDMRHTIDLAESAADKAAAFVHGMRSQTRDLEPKDRFRFNAVSVIRESLLLLGHTLKYGNCEMVFTPQTEYVELFGVPGRLSQIITNLVNNAVDACTSAGRKEIIIKLKKKNNEVELSVSDNGCGISHENITKIFDPMFTTKPFGVGTGLGLTLVHNIVTGDFGGKIDVDSTPGNGTTFTITFTESKEAVRGKEV